The genomic window GGCCGCCACGGTCCGGACCGTCGGCAGCGAAAAATGCTTGGGCTCCGCCAAAGAACTGCGTATCAAATCGGAAGCGTTCGCTGCTGACGTCCAACGCCGCCAGATACAATTGTTCCAGTTGGCGTTGGTATTCGGTCGAATGGATTAACGCCAAACGGACGGCCGTGTCGCTATCGAGCACCAGCACGCCGTCTTCATCGAGCGGCAGGAACTGCCACCAGTCGGGCGATTCGGCCGCGTTGGTCTGACCGTTGACGTGCCACAGCGGGTAGCCGCGCCGTCCATCCACGCAAGCCATGTAGCGATGCGAGACGGGATCGTCGACCGGCATCGGCTGGCGATCGGGATCAAAGGCATCGTACATGCGGCTTTCGCGAGCCGGTTCGATCCGCAGCGGGGCCTCGACCACCTGGCAGCTGTCCGTGATCTTCTCGTCGATCAACGCGTAGGCTTCGGCATCGGCCTGTTGGCGGTAATGGGCGCGGTGGCAACCGCTGCTGCCGGCCACGGCGGCTAGGCCGGCCGCGAACATGGCTAGCCAAGCCAGCAGCCTGGCGTCGTGGTTCCCCCCAACCGAAAAACCTGCGGTTTTGGCCGTCTTTGAGCAGCGGTGTGAATTAGGGTAGGTCGCAGGCATTCACTCTTCCTTGATTCCAACGGCGTGCATCTGGCAGGGGATCGTGTGCTTTCAGTTTCGGTGATTCCCATAGTGGGGCTTGATCGGATTGCACCGCCGGCACCGCTGGTAGCAAACAACCGGGTTGTGGCGTAACAGTCGGGCGAGCTTTGACGGTTCTGCGGATTTGGGCGAACAGCGAGAGCGGGAGAGTTGGTTTTTGAGCTTGAAAAACACGAAAAACTTGACGATGCAGACTGCCCAACTTACCGTAAGGTAGATCGTACCGGTCTTTTCACAGGCGCCTCCTGTACCGTTTGCGTCTCAACGGAGTTGGCACAGACTTAACAATGAATATTGTCCTGATCGCACTGCTGGTGCTGTACGTCATCGCTTTTCTGGTATTGCTCTGGAAAAGCGCTGCGATTTGGCGCTGGTATCAACTGCTGATGGCCGCCGTCGTGATGATTTTGGCGATCACCTTCTTGGCCCCTCTATCCGGGGTCCTGAAGACCCGTGCTGCTTGGAACAAAATGTTTCAAACGGTCGAAAGCCAACTGGAAACCGAAAAAGCCACCTTTCGCCGCCTGAACGAAGAAGAAGGCGGCGTCAACGACCTGCAGCTGCAACTACAAAACCTGAGCCTGGAATCGGGCCGGGTGTGGCGCCAGCTGCAAATGACCAACGTCACGCCCCAAGGCATCACGCTGACCAAAGTGCCTCAGCAAGTGCCGGGGCTGGACCCCGCCATGGGCGCCGCCGCGCCGGCCGACGCTGACCAACCGGTCGCCAACGCCGGGCCCCTGATCGCCGAATCGTCGATCGTGTATGGATTTGCCGAGCAAACCATGCAGTTCAATCAAACCAACTGGTCGGTGCCCGTGCAGTACCTGGGCGAATTTAAAGTCGTCAGCAGCACGCCGACCGAAGTGGTCGTGCTGACGCTCAACCCGCCCACTCCCAAACAACGCGCCCTGATCGAAGGCGGCCAAGCCAAAATCTGGTCGCTGTACGAAGTCCTCCCGCTCGACGGTCACGAACCGTTTATGGCCGAAGGCAGTCAACCCGATGACAACAATATGTTCGGGCGAGTCGATACCGAACTGTTGCAGACCCTGTTCGGCAATCGCCTGTCGCCCGAAACCCTCGATGCCTACCGCAAAGACGGACAGCGAGCGGCCGAAGGCGCCGTGGTCGTGCAAGACGATGCCGCAGCCGGCGATGACGCCGCCGCCCCCAGCCTGCAAGCCCGCAACGAACAGCTGACACTGTGGTCCAAAATCAAATTCACCAAACCCTACACCGAAACGGTCGACAGCAGCGAACAACGCGAAGCCAAAGAAGGCGGCTTCTTCGAAATGGGTTACGCGGTCGACAGCCGACTCAAACGCATCGATGGTCCGGAAGTTAAATTCAGTCCCGGCGACGAAGTCTTTGTGGCCGCCGAAGTCGCCACCGAACTGCGTGACGAAGGCGTGGCCGATATCCTCGGCAACTACAACGTCCGCGAACTGAACGACTACCGCTTCGTGCTGCGACGTACCGATCTGCGAATCGATGAAGTTCAAGACCTGATCGCCGAACTGACCAAGCAGAAAACCGTGCTCGAACAAACCATGGCCATGACCGATGCCATGAACCAAAAATACCAGATCGACAAAAGTCAGCTGGAAGCCGACAGCGAACAGATCATCAAAGAACGCGATGCGATCAAGGCCTACACCGCCAAGATCCAAAAGGAAATGGACGCCACCAAACAGCAATTGACGGCGCTATACCAGTCCAACCTACAGCTGACCAACCAGCTGAGGAAGTATCACGAAAGCACGGCCGAAGCCGTCGAGCAACGCAGCCAAGCCGCGGCGCCGTAGACGCATCCCCCAAGTCGTAGCCGTTGTCGCCAGACTTTGGAAATGTCGCCAGACTTTGATAATCCTCCGCCGGGCTCGTCCAATCTCTGGCGAGATCGGCTACGCAGCGGCCGGTCAGGCTGGAAAGCCTGACGTACTTATACCGGGCGATCTTGGCTCGCGTTGAGAGCGCTGAAGTACGGTCCGCCGCCGGTCTTGACCGAGTCCTTGGATCGCATCTGATGCTGGAGCACACGCATCAAGTCGCGACGGCTGATCTGGCCCACCAACCGTCCGGCCTCATCCAACACCGGCAACCGTCGACAAGCGCCATCTAAAAACTTTTGGGCGATCGACAACATGTCGGTCTCTTCGGTGATCGTCGGCGGGTCCTTTAAGACAAACGACATCACCGAAGTTGAGGGCAATTGTTCATAGGTCACTCCGACGATGAACTGCATGCACGACTTTTCTGAAAAGATTCCCAAGAAGCGGCCATTGCTGTCGACCACCGGCGCTCCGGAGATCTTGTGTTTGAGCAAGACGTCGATGGCATCTAACGCATCCATGTCTGGCGACAGGGTGACCAGATTGGAAACCATCATTTCACGAGCGGTAACCGTATGATTCATCGACAAGCTCCGAAATTGAGAAGAGGGCGGGAACCCCTCCATCCTGACGAACCGCTCATGCCGGGTCAACAATTTTCATCCTCCGCCCGCTTTCCCGCCGGATCTTGCCGATAGGCTGCTAAACTTGAAAGAGACCATGAACCTCCAAACGCCGGACCCCCCGATTGGACACTCTTAGCATTGATTGCACGACCTGCGGCAGCCGGCTGAAGATCCGTGATGCCAGTTTGATCGGGCAAATCATCGCCTGCCCCAAGTGTGGCTCGATGGTCGAAGTCACCGCAGGAGACCCCTCGACTGAGGAAAACGCGCACGACCAACGTATCGCCGTGGGCCCCGAAGGAGCCGTCGACAGCCAAGCCATCACGCAGGATTCGCTCAACCAAACCGCCTTTTCCGACCTGTCGGCCAGCGATGACGTGGCGGCCGGAGGCCCAGTTTTTCAGCCCAGCGGGCTTGATGAAGCCGCCCCCGACCAAGCCGTCGCCCCGCCGAGCGGCGAAGCCAGTCGCATGGACGCCGCCGCTTATGCGCAGAGCGACCGCGCTCGCCGTACCCGCCAAATCGGCCTGATCACCGCCCTCTCCACCGTCGGCCTGATCACCGCCCTGGTCGCCTTCGGCTTCTTCGTCCGTTGGTGGCAAGCCGCCTCGCCTGCCCCAACCCTCGCGCAGCAGGACAACGCCCCGCTCGGCGCCGATCCGCTCGAGGCCGATCCGCTGGCTCCCGACGCTTCCCCCAATCCCGAAGCGTCCCCCGTCCCCAATCCCGACGCTGCCCCCGAACCAGACACTGCCCCCGAACAAGCAGCTGAACCGGAGCCGGCGGATGCCCCCGTTCCCGCGGATACCGGCGATCCCAGCGAGGAACCGGCAACCGGCCCGGATGCCGCGATCGACATGCCTCCAAACGAGTTGCCGACCGCCGCCTCTGAGCCGGCCGCGAGCGACGACACTGCGGCGGCGGGCGACGCTCCCACGGCCGCCGAGATCGCAGCGGAGATGATGGCCAATCCGATCTTGTTGGACGAAGATACCGAGGAGGCGGAGACGGACGAACCGGAAGCCACCGAGATGCCCGCGGCCATGCGACGATGGATCGGGGTTTTGGATTTCAATAACCCCGGCGTCCAGCCCGATCTGCCCACGCCGCCGACGATTGATCAAGTGGAATTGGACTTGCCCAGCAGTGTGCAAGAAGGGGAATTCGCAGCCATCACCGACATCAACGTCGAACATGCTCTGGCTCGCCGCATGGCCCTGGACCGTCGCCCCGCTCCCTTGATCCGCTGGTTGCACCTGCTGTCGCAGATCAGCGGTCTGCCGATCGGTGTGGACATGGTCGCCTTGGACGCGGCCGGTATCGATCCGCTGACCTCGGTCACGCCGCCCGGTGGCTGGACCACTGCGGGGGAAGCGTTGGCGGCTTTGGCAGAGCAAGCGAATTGCCAACTCAGCCGTGACGACAATAAACCGATTGTGCTGGTCGACGTGGCGCCGCAGCGGATCGCCGCTGCAATCGCTCCGGCCCTGCGGCTGGACGATCTGGACGATGCCGCCTCCGGGCATCCCGACCACGCTGCCCTGTTGCAGTTGTTCACTCGTCTAACCCAATCTCCTGCGGTCCGCCTGGACGATAAAGCTCAGTTGCAAGTCGAAGGCCCGCCAGCGGCGCAGTGGCTGGCCGCGTTGACGGCCGATGCCCTCCGTATCGCTCGCGGCTTGCCGACGCGTTTGCCCCGTCAGCGCACCGCCCGTTGGTTGGTCGAGGGGACCGATTGCGAATGGCCATTGGTAACCGCCGGCCCGGCGATCGCGTCCATCGACCGCCCGTTACCAACGATCGATCTATTGGTCCGCATCGGCCGCGCCAATCGAGCTTTCCCGTTTATCCACTGGGCCGACGCATTGGACCACGGCTTGTCGCCCACCACCGAATCGATGCCTTGGCTGCAAGACGCCACGGCGGGAGAAGCCCTGGCAGACATGCTGGACGGACACCAGTTGCAAACCCGGATCGCCGGCGATGGGCGTTGGTGGATCGGCACGTCGGCCACCTACGACCGCTCCGAAGTCGTGGCGCTGGCGAAAATCGATCCCGCTCAAGCCGATGCCATCGTCCAACGCCTGGCTGCCTCGGTGGGCGTCCCCCCGCAACAGCTGACCGCCATGCCGGACTCGCAGAGCCCCTACCTGATCCTCCGCGGCCCGCGTTTCATCGTGCGGCAATTGCCCAAGATCCTGTCGCCGCAGTGATCCGGCGGTGTTCGCTGCGCTCGACCGCTACCTCGTTTAACCCGTAGCCGCAGGAGCCTCAAAAAGTTTTGCCCACACCATCGGACCAGACAGGCTCCGTAGGCGCCGGCGTTGTCCGCCGGTGCGTGTGGATTCCGCCCAACCATGGGCTGGCGCCCATGGCTACATCACGCCGTCCCTTCGGGACTAACACTAAACCCTCCCCTCGCTAAGGCTCGACCCTCCCAGAGGGAGGGTGGATTGCCGTCTGCTCTCGCTTCAATGCTACTAAGTCAGGCGTCTCCTACGGCTTCGGGTTAAACGAGTGCGCCGCAGGAGGCTCTAACAAAAAACCAGGGGTAGCAGCCTATTTTCGACACGGGCCTACTGCCCAGGGCTGTAAGGGTAAGAAACACAATGAAAACGGCCTTTTCTCGTAAAACACAACCATGCATCTGAGAATTTGATTTTTGACTTTCCTGCAAAAGCCGGGAAAAGCGACGTTTGACGACACCCTTACAGCCCTGGGCCTACTGCCCATGCTACTTGCTGTACTGCGCCGCCAGTTGTTCGCGGAAGATTTTGCTGTTGTGGCGGATGTCGACAGGCAGCTTGCCGCGGTGGATACGAATGTCGGTGATCGTGGCGGTCAAGGGTTGTGAAGCCGCCAAGTGCTTCAGCTCGTCCACCAACCGCTGCTCAGCAGCTTTGTCCCGCGGCCGTGCCGATTCGTAGGGTTCGACAATCAACAGAGGTTGCTGATCGGGCGCGTTGCCCAGGCCCACCAAGGCCGAACGATAGACGTCCTGATGCGTATTGATGATCGATTCGCAGGGCACCGTGAACAACGTCCCAGCGGCGGTCTGCACGCGATGCGATTTGCGGCCACAGAACCAGAATCGTTCGGCATCATCCAGATAGCCGACATCGCCAACGCGATGCCACACCCGTTCCCCATCGCGAACTTTATGGAACGCGTTTTGGTCGCCGCGGGTCAGGTACTCGCGAGTCACCACCGGGCCGCTCACCATCAACTCACCGATCTCGCCGGCCGGCACCGGTTGGACCTCGTCGATCGTGGCGATCGGCTGGTCGTTGATTTCGATCACCTTCCACTCGATGGCGTCAAAGCGACTGCCCACACAGGTCCCCGCTCCTCGGCGGCTCTGGTGCGCGGTTTCGGTCAGCACTTCGCGGGATTCGATCGAGGCGATCGGCAACGATTCGGTCGCTCCGTAAGGCGTAAAAATTTCGGCGTCTTCGTGGATCACACTCCGCAACATGGCCAGCGTTTGCGGCGGCACCGGGGCGCCGGCCGAAAGCACGCGGCGGAGTGTCGGCATGCGGACTTTCTGCTTCACACACCACCCGGCGACCGTGTTCCACAAGGCGGGCGAACCAAACGCCTGATCGATCTCCCATTGCTCGACCGCTTCCACCACTCGCCGCGGATCGACGTCCGCCGGACGCGTGGGGTCCATGTCGGGGATCACCGTGGTCACGCCCATCACGGCGTCGAACAGGCCAAACAGTGGAAAACATGCCAGGTCGCGGCCGCCGGCGTGAATCTTGTAGCGGCTGCGGATCAGATCGATTTGATGATTAAAAATCCCGTGCGTGTAGTGCACGCCCTTGGGCGGGCCGGTGCTGCCGGTGGTAAAAATCATCGCCGCCGAATCGCTGTCCTGGCGGATCGGGAAGTCACATTGCGCGGCCGCGCCCCGGCGTTCGATTTGCGGCAATGTCTCGCCGCCCCAGCCCCATTTACGTCCGACCGTGACATTCCATCGAGCCTGTGGAAAGCGGCCTCGCAGCAGCGAGCGAATCGCGTGAGCTTGCGGGATGGCGACAAAGCCATCGGGCGAGGCGTCCTGCAGGCAGCGAATCATGTTCCGCCGTCCCATGCCGGGATCGATCAACACCACCACCACGCCGGCTTTTAACAACCCAAACGTCAACGTCAAAAAGTCGGTTCCGAAGGGCACCAACATGGCCAGCCGCATGCCCGGCTGCACCCCCCAGTCCAGCAGACCACGGGCGATGGCGTCGGTGCGTTGATCCAATTCCTCAAACGTGACGGCTTGATAAGAACGCGGGCCGGACGCCGGCGGACGTCCCTCGGGCTGGGCGATAGCGATCCCGCTGGGGACCAGACGAGCGACTTTGGATAGTCGCCGGGCAACGTTTCGATCGACGGAGTCATTCATGAGGGTGGACCGGTGGGGAAACAACCTGGGAGGACGGAGCGGTGGGGCGGCGATGGCCGGTCTGCGGGGGATCACTGGACTCGCGGCGTGCGGCGACCAACGCCTCGGCATGGGCGATCATTCGGGCGGCCAGATCAATCCCCAGAGCCTGCTGAGCCCCTTTCCAACCGGGCACACCATTCACTTCCAACACCCGCGGCCGCCCATCGCTGGCGTCCAGCACGTCCACCGAACCGATCTGGATGCCGATTTCAGCAGCGATGCGCAACGCCATCTGCCGCTGCGCCGCGGTCACTTCCACGCCTTCGCTGACCGCGCCCTGAGACACATTGGTCCGCCAATCATCACTCGAGCGCCGACGGACCGCCCAGACCTGCGAACCAATCACCAACAACCGCGTGTCGATGCCGCCGGGAGGAATGAATTGCTGAACGTACGCGACGGCATCAAGCCGTTCAAGCGTGGCAAAGGTAAACCAAGCCAACTGCGGGTCCTGCACCCGCATCACGCCGCGGCCTTCGCCCCCAAAGATCGGCTTGACGACCACGTCTCCACCCAAACGCTTAAAAGCCTCCATGGCCTCCGACCGCGACTGCACCACGGCCGTCGCCGGCACGTCGTAACCCAATCGGCTGACCGTCGCCAAGGTCGCGTACTTGTCGATCGCCGTCTCCAAAGCTCGCGGCGGATTGAGCACGATCGGCCCGGCGAACGAATCGTTTTCAGACGAAACGTTTTGAAGCGCGTGCAGTGTGGCTAAGCGAAAGGTGATCTGTTCCAGCGAACCGACCGGCATGGTCCGCGTCAGCACCACATCAAAATCACTCAGCGAACCAGCGGCACAGCGAACCTGATGCCCGTGCCCATCCAGCGATGCAGACAGACTCTCATATGGCGCGAACCGCAAACGGTGTTCGGCGGCAGTCGCCGCGGAGGCCAGTTGATCGGCGTGCCAACCCTGGTCAGGACCAAGCACCAGGAAGCGAAGCGAAGCGGAGGGAGGCACCATGGCAGCATCTAATCTCGCAACTCAAATCTCAAATCTCAAATCTCAAATCTCAAATCTCAAATCTCAAATCTCAAATCTCAAATCTCAAATCTCAAATCTCAAATCTCAAATCTCAAATCTCAAATCTCAAATCTCAAATCTCAAATCTCAAATCTCGCAACTCGCAACTCAAATCGCTTCTAACCCAAACGAACGAGCCAGCACGTCGCTGGCGAGTTGGCCGCTGCGTCGCGTCTGACCGGTCCGCAAATTAACGATCGTGACCACCGCGGGACTAAACAGCAGCGGATCCACTTTGTAAAAGTCGTAGCCGTAGTCTTTAAAAACTTCGGCAAACGGGCGACCGTGATCTTTCGACGACTGACTGGGCACGCGTTCGATCACCGCGTCCACGTCTTGCTGCGGCGCGTCGACCCACAAGGTCACCCGTCCGCCGTACAGGATGGCATCGTTGGTACGTCCGATACCGGCAACGGTGTCCCCCGGTTTGGCCATCGGGGGCAGCGGAGCGACGCCCCAACCGGAGCGTACGTTGCGGACATCGAAACCGCATTCGTGCAGTTTATGCATGGCCGTTTCCACGCTGCGAGCGACGACTTGCACCGTGCCGGCCAACGACGTCGACGGGGCCACCCCAATCGTCACGTCCTTCGCCTCCGTCTGGCACTCCGCTGCAATCGCCGCGACCGCCGCCGCGGTGGGCAGCGTGTCGGATTCCAGCACGCCCACCACCGTGGGTCCGGACTCTTGCAACTGCAGCGTTTCCAATACCGCTTCGCGGCCACGCACCATCCGCATCGGGCCGCTGCCCATGGCAAAATAATCGTCGGTCTGCACCGGCCAGCCGGCGTATTGGCCGCCCAAACAGGCTTGCCGCGGCGCATCGGTCCGCACGGCGACGGCCAGGTCGCTATGCAACCGCTGGCTGTCTTCGGGCACCAAACGCACGTCGGCGGCGTCGCCCAGACAAACGCGAGCCAACCACAGGCCGGCCTCCAAACCGCCCTCGACCTCGATTCCCGCATCGATCACCCGGGCATCCCCGATGGTGTGACTAGCCAGACGAAGCTGGGGGTCGGCGATGGCTTGCTCACAAAGCGCAGCGGCGGCAAGGTTTAACGACATCAAGGATCTCGACTATCAACGCGGAAGTGGTATCTACGGGCCCGCTATTGGACTTGAAAACCCCGCGGATGAAAACCGGCCGGCCCTTATTGCTGCGGCACGCCCAATTCCTGCAGCGTGCGTTGCAGGGGATCGAGCCGCTGGCTGCCGGCATGATCCTGTTTCCAGACGGGCAAGGCGCCGGCGTTGCCCATCGCTTTGGCTTGCCGCCAAACGTCGATGGTGCTGCCATCGGCCAAGGCTTGGCCGGCCGGCACGGGAAATACACCCACGCCCTTGCGTTGATAGTTGATGTCTTCGATCACGTTGGGGCTTTTGCCCGTGCGATCGATGGCGATCGAGGCCAGGTACTGTTCATAGACGATAATCTCGTACCACGGCGCGGGCGGGATGGGAGTGATCGTTTCTTCGCTGGTGATGAAACCGTCGGGCGTTTGATATTCATAACGCTCCACGATCGCTCCGCCCGGATCGCGTTGCAGTTCCGCGTGCCGCGATTGTCCGGCCGGAATCTGCAGCGTCTGTTCGGTACGGCCCGAACGCAGGTCACGAATCATCACCGTGACCGCGTTGGAATGGGAATTGACCAACCGCACCTTGGCCGGCGGCAGCGCCGGCAAAGACCGCAGTTCGTGGCGAGCCAAGCGAACGATCGGCAGAGGCAAGGTGGGCGGCGGCGGGGCGAAGCTGGCCAACCAATGCTGCGCCGCCGCGTCGCTGGTGCGTTCCAACTGCACCACCCCGTCGGCTGCACCGGCCAGCGAACGGCCGGGATAAGCCACACTGTCAAACCGCAACACACCGCCCGCTTCGACGGCCCGCCACAACTGGGCGGCATCTTGCCGACTGGCCGCCAACACCACCGGCCCGGCAGGTCGCGTGGCCGACAGAGACCACAACGTCCCACCGCTGACTAACTGCAAACGCACCACGTCGCGGGTGACCGGCAAGATCACCCAATACTGGCGGTCGCGAGCCGCGGTCGGGCCCATCGCGGCCGGCCGATTCGCGTCGGCTTCCAATACCAACCGATGCACCATGGCATCCTCGGTGGTCAGCCGCCCGCGCTGCGGCGTGGCGGGACCCGCCACCGCCGGACCACCGACCGGGGCCACTTGGATGTCAATGACGCGGGGCTGAAAGGAACCGAACCCCGGCACCCCACCCTCCGCTGACACCCTGCCCTGCCCTGGCACTGGATTCACGGCCGGATTGCCCATCGCCAGCGGTCGGACGGTCATCTGGGAACGGCGAAACCGGGGCCTCGGATCATTTAAATCGGCCAACTGCATCGCGCCGCGTCCGGCCGTGGGCCAGCGGACCACACGAGCAATCGCATCGCTGACGTATCCGGCGTATCGACCGTCTGCGGTGTCGTAGCGACGTTGGCGGCGGTAGACGGTGGTTTGGCCGGCAGCATCGGTGATCAACAAATCACGGCCGTCCAGCGTGGCTTGAGAGCGCTGCAAGCCGTCGGGGGTGGCCAATTCAAAGCTTTGCGCCGACGCCGAACCACTCGCCCCGCCCGCCCACGCCAGAGCCAACACGAAGGCGGGAGGCAAAACAGCGGTTCGCAACAGTTCGGCGGCACTCATCACACGGCCTTTTCGGTTTCTTCAACCCACGGATTGTCCCAATCCCCCCAGCACGACAGATAGTCGACATAGGCTTTGCAACCATCGGCTCGCTCAATCAACCACTGATGAGCGGCCTCGACCAGTTCGGCTTCGCGCGCTAAATCAATTCTACCGGATACCACGCAGGACCGCAGAAAAACAAAGTAGGTATCCAAAACATCGCAGCGGCAGTAGTCGCTGATCTCCTGCAGCTCGCCGGCATCCCACATCTCCTGCACCTGGTGCCCCTTGGTGTCCATTTTGCCGGGTTTGCCCAACAGCGTGGCCGCCAAATCCAGTCCGCCACGGAACCAGCAGGCGCCGTAGTTGGTCAACCACTCGTGCAGATCCAGGTGGGTCGAGGAGTTGTAGCGGTTGCGGGGATGGGTGTACGAAGCGCCGTTGCTGTAAAACCAATCTTTCAGCGTCAGCCCATAACGGAAG from Roseimaritima ulvae includes these protein-coding regions:
- a CDS encoding CBS domain-containing protein, translating into MNHTVTAREMMVSNLVTLSPDMDALDAIDVLLKHKISGAPVVDSNGRFLGIFSEKSCMQFIVGVTYEQLPSTSVMSFVLKDPPTITEETDMLSIAQKFLDGACRRLPVLDEAGRLVGQISRRDLMRVLQHQMRSKDSVKTGGGPYFSALNASQDRPV
- a CDS encoding fatty acid CoA ligase family protein — translated: MNDSVDRNVARRLSKVARLVPSGIAIAQPEGRPPASGPRSYQAVTFEELDQRTDAIARGLLDWGVQPGMRLAMLVPFGTDFLTLTFGLLKAGVVVVLIDPGMGRRNMIRCLQDASPDGFVAIPQAHAIRSLLRGRFPQARWNVTVGRKWGWGGETLPQIERRGAAAQCDFPIRQDSDSAAMIFTTGSTGPPKGVHYTHGIFNHQIDLIRSRYKIHAGGRDLACFPLFGLFDAVMGVTTVIPDMDPTRPADVDPRRVVEAVEQWEIDQAFGSPALWNTVAGWCVKQKVRMPTLRRVLSAGAPVPPQTLAMLRSVIHEDAEIFTPYGATESLPIASIESREVLTETAHQSRRGAGTCVGSRFDAIEWKVIEINDQPIATIDEVQPVPAGEIGELMVSGPVVTREYLTRGDQNAFHKVRDGERVWHRVGDVGYLDDAERFWFCGRKSHRVQTAAGTLFTVPCESIINTHQDVYRSALVGLGNAPDQQPLLIVEPYESARPRDKAAEQRLVDELKHLAASQPLTATITDIRIHRGKLPVDIRHNSKIFREQLAAQYSK
- a CDS encoding ATP-grasp domain-containing protein; the protein is MVPPSASLRFLVLGPDQGWHADQLASAATAAEHRLRFAPYESLSASLDGHGHQVRCAAGSLSDFDVVLTRTMPVGSLEQITFRLATLHALQNVSSENDSFAGPIVLNPPRALETAIDKYATLATVSRLGYDVPATAVVQSRSEAMEAFKRLGGDVVVKPIFGGEGRGVMRVQDPQLAWFTFATLERLDAVAYVQQFIPPGGIDTRLLVIGSQVWAVRRRSSDDWRTNVSQGAVSEGVEVTAAQRQMALRIAAEIGIQIGSVDVLDASDGRPRVLEVNGVPGWKGAQQALGIDLAARMIAHAEALVAARRESSDPPQTGHRRPTAPSSQVVSPPVHPHE
- a CDS encoding FlxA-like family protein, translated to MAASNLATQISNLKSQISNLKSQISNLKSQISNLKSQISNLKSQISNLKSQISQLATQIASNPNERASTSLASWPLRRV
- the mch gene encoding methenyltetrahydromethanopterin cyclohydrolase, whose protein sequence is MSLNLAAAALCEQAIADPQLRLASHTIGDARVIDAGIEVEGGLEAGLWLARVCLGDAADVRLVPEDSQRLHSDLAVAVRTDAPRQACLGGQYAGWPVQTDDYFAMGSGPMRMVRGREAVLETLQLQESGPTVVGVLESDTLPTAAAVAAIAAECQTEAKDVTIGVAPSTSLAGTVQVVARSVETAMHKLHECGFDVRNVRSGWGVAPLPPMAKPGDTVAGIGRTNDAILYGGRVTLWVDAPQQDVDAVIERVPSQSSKDHGRPFAEVFKDYGYDFYKVDPLLFSPAVVTIVNLRTGQTRRSGQLASDVLARSFGLEAI
- a CDS encoding 3'-5' exonuclease yields the protein MSKAPNIEFLLFDVETVADGKLVGAVKYPGEDLPPAEAITRFQEELRETQNGRDFIPHTFQIPVAVVVAKVDSQLNLVDLVSLDEPQFRSHVMTEQFWRGWDHYKRPTWVTFNGRSFDLPVMELAAFRYGLTLKDWFYSNGASYTHPRNRYNSSTHLDLHEWLTNYGACWFRGGLDLAATLLGKPGKMDTKGHQVQEMWDAGELQEISDYCRCDVLDTYFVFLRSCVVSGRIDLAREAELVEAAHQWLIERADGCKAYVDYLSCWGDWDNPWVEETEKAV